The proteins below come from a single Cervus canadensis isolate Bull #8, Minnesota chromosome 2, ASM1932006v1, whole genome shotgun sequence genomic window:
- the AMIGO1 gene encoding amphoterin-induced protein 1 yields the protein MQPPRDLRGLWLLLLSLFLLLFEVARAGRPVVSCPAACLCASNILSCSKQQLPNVPHSLPSYTALLDLSHNNLSRLRAEWTPTRLTHLHSLLLSHNHLNFISSEAFSPVPNLRYLDLSSNQLRTLDEFLFSELQVLEVLLLYNNHIMAVDRCAFDDMTQLQKLYLSQNQISRFPLELVKEGAKLPKLTLLDLSSNKLKNLPLPDLQKLPAWIKNGLYLHNNPLHCDCELYQLFSHWQYRQLSSVMDFQEDLYCMSSKKLHNVFNLSFLNCSEYKERAWEAHLGDSLTIKCDTKQQGMTKVWVTPSNERVLDEVANSTVTVSKDGSLHFHRVQIEHGGVYTCYAMGEAFNETLSVELKVYNFTLHGHHDTLNTAYTTLVGCILSVVLVLIYLYLTPCRCWCRGVEKPSSHQADSLSSSMLSTTPNHDPMAGGDKDDGFDRRVAFLEPAGPAQGQNGKLKPGNTLPVPEATGKGQRRMSDPESVSSVFSDTPIVV from the coding sequence ATGCAACCCCCACGAGACCTGCGAGGCCTCTGGCTCCTGCTGCTGTCCCTGTTCCTGCTCCTCTTTGAGGTGGCCAGAGCTGGCCGGCCGGTGGTGAGCTGTCCTGCCGCCTGCCTGTGCGCCAGCAACATCCTCAGCTGCTCCAAGCAGCAGCTGCCCAACGTGCCCCACTCCCTGCCCAGCTACACCGCCCTCCTGGACCTCAGCCACAACAACCTGAGCCGTCTGCGGGCCGAGTGGACCCCCACGCGCCTGACCCACCTGCACTCCCTGCTGCTGAGCCACAACCACCTGAATTTCATCTCCTCTGAGGCCTTTTCCCCGGTTCCCAACCTGCGCTACCTGGACCTCTCCTCCAACCAGCTGCGGACGCTGGATGAGTTCCTGTTCAGCGAACTGCAGGTCCTTGAGGTGCTGCTGCTCTACAATAACCACATCATGGCAGTGGACCGCTGCGCCTTCGACGACATGACCCAGCTGCAGAAACTCTACTTGAGTCAGAACCAGATCTCCCGCTTCCCTCTGGAACTGGTCAAGGAAGGAGCCAAGCTCCCCAAACTAACGCTCCTGGACCTTTCCTCCAACAAGCTGAAGAACTTACCATTGCCTGACCTGCAGAAGCTGCCCGCCTGGATCAAGAATGGGCTATACCTACACAACAACCCCCTGCACTGCGACTGCGAGCTCTACCAGCTCTTTTCCCACTGGCAGTACCGGCAGCTGAGCTCCGTGATGGACTTTCAGGAGGACCTGTACTGCATGAGCTCCAAGAAACTGCACAATGTCTTCAACCTGAGTTTCCTCAATTGCAGCGAGTACAAGGAGCGTGCCTGGGAGGCCCACCTGGGTGACTCCTTGACCATCAAGTGTGACACCAAGCAGCAGGGGATGACCAAGGTGTGGGTGACACCCAGCAATGAACGGGTGCTGGATGAGGTGGCCAACAGCACGGTGACCGTGTCCAAGGATGGCAGTCTTCATTTCCATCGGGTGCAGATCGAGCATGGGGGTGTGTATACCTGCTATGCCATGGGGGAGGCTTTCAATGAGACCCTGTCTGTGGAGTTGAAAGTGTACAATTTCACCTTGCACGGACACCATGACACCCTCAACACAGCCTATACCACCCTTGTGGGCTGTATCCTCAGTGTAGTCCTGGTCCTCATATACCTGTACCTCACCCCGTGCCGCTGCTGGTGCCGGGGTGTCGAGAAACCTTCCAGCCATCAGGCAGACAGCCTCAGTTCTTCCATGCTTAGTACCACACCCAACCACGACCCTATGGCTGGCGGGGACAAGGATGATGGTTTTGACCGGCGGGTGGCCTTCCTGGAACCTGCTGGACCTGCGCAGGGTCAAAACGGCAAGCTCAAGCCGGGCAACACCCTGCCAGTGCCTGAGGCGACAGGCAAGGGCCAGCGGAGGATGTCGGATCCAGAATCGGTCAGCTCGGTCTTCTCTGATACGCCCATTGTGGTGTGA
- the LOC122436587 gene encoding probable transmembrane reductase CYB561D1 isoform X1 yields the protein MQSLEVGLVLAPPREPRLTRWLRRGSGILAHLVAVGFTIFLTVLSRPGTSLFSWHPVFMALAFCLCMAEAILLFSPEHSLFFFCSRKARIRLHWAGQTLAILGAALGLGFIISSRTRSELPHLASWHSWVGALTLLATISQALCGLCLLCPRAARVSRVARLKLYHLTCGLVVYLMATVTVLLGMHSVWFQAQIKGAAWYLCLALPLYPALVVMHQISSSYLPRKKMEM from the exons ATGCAGTCTCTGGAGGTAGGTCTGGTTCTTGCTCCGCCAAGGGAGCCGAGACTGACCCGCTGGCTGCGGAGAGGCAGTGGGATCTTGGCGCATCTGGTCGCTGTGGGCTTCACCATCTTCCTGACAGTGCTGTCCCGGCCAGGAACAA GTCTTTTCTCCTGGCACCCTGTATTCATGGCCTTGGCG TTCTGCCTCTGCATGGCTGAGGCCATCCTGCTCTTCTCGCCTGAGCACTCCCTGTTCTTCTTCTGCTCCCGAAAGGCCCGGATCCGACTCCACTGGGCAGGGCAGACCCTAGCCATCCTCGGTgcagccctgggcctgggctTCATCATCTCCAGCAGGACCCGCAGTGAGCTGCCCCACCTGGCGTCCTGGCACAGCTGGGTAGGGGCTCTGACATTGCTGGCCACTATCAGCCAGGCGCTGTGTGGACTTTGCCTCCTGTGTCCCCGGGCAGCCAGGGTCTCAAGGGTGGCTCGTCTCAAGCTCTACCATCTGACATGTGGACTGGTGGTCTACCTGATGGCTACAGTAACAGTGCTTCTGGGCATGCACTCTGTGTGGTTCCAGGCTCAGATCAAAGGTGCAGCCTGGTACCTGTGCCTGGCGCTGCCCCTCTATCCAGCCCTGGTAGTAATGCACCAGATCTCCAGCTCCTACTTGccaaggaagaaaatggaaatgtga
- the LOC122436587 gene encoding probable transmembrane reductase CYB561D1 isoform X2 → MALAFCLCMAEAILLFSPEHSLFFFCSRKARIRLHWAGQTLAILGAALGLGFIISSRTRSELPHLASWHSWVGALTLLATISQALCGLCLLCPRAARVSRVARLKLYHLTCGLVVYLMATVTVLLGMHSVWFQAQIKGAAWYLCLALPLYPALVVMHQISSSYLPRKKMEM, encoded by the exons ATGGCCTTGGCG TTCTGCCTCTGCATGGCTGAGGCCATCCTGCTCTTCTCGCCTGAGCACTCCCTGTTCTTCTTCTGCTCCCGAAAGGCCCGGATCCGACTCCACTGGGCAGGGCAGACCCTAGCCATCCTCGGTgcagccctgggcctgggctTCATCATCTCCAGCAGGACCCGCAGTGAGCTGCCCCACCTGGCGTCCTGGCACAGCTGGGTAGGGGCTCTGACATTGCTGGCCACTATCAGCCAGGCGCTGTGTGGACTTTGCCTCCTGTGTCCCCGGGCAGCCAGGGTCTCAAGGGTGGCTCGTCTCAAGCTCTACCATCTGACATGTGGACTGGTGGTCTACCTGATGGCTACAGTAACAGTGCTTCTGGGCATGCACTCTGTGTGGTTCCAGGCTCAGATCAAAGGTGCAGCCTGGTACCTGTGCCTGGCGCTGCCCCTCTATCCAGCCCTGGTAGTAATGCACCAGATCTCCAGCTCCTACTTGccaaggaagaaaatggaaatgtga